Below is a window of Candidatus Atribacteria bacterium ADurb.Bin276 DNA.
TTGGAATATCTATTTGGCCTCTCTGGCTGGCTTCGGGTTTAATCCAATGTGCTTTTAATGTGGTTATGGGGCCATCCTTTTATTGGGGTAAATTTACTTTGCGCTACATTCCAGATATTTTAAGTTATTTTCTTTATGGATTAACCTGGCCACCAATTATGTTTTATGCGGCTTTTCTAAGTCGGAACCAAAGCCAATGGGTGAAAACCGATCATACTAGGGATATCGGTGTTTCTGATGTTCGTGCCAAAGAGAAAGCCTTAAATATTATGTAATAAATATTGGAAAACAATTTTCTATGGTTCGGGAAGGGATTTTTCTCGAGCTAAGTAAGCAGCCCCAAGGGCAGCGGTAATAAGAGGATCGGGAGGGATAAGTGGGGAGAAAGCCAGCTCTTCCTTTAATATAGTGATGATTCCCTGGTTTTTAGCCACGCCCCCAGTAAAAACCAGGGGCCGAGTGATGATCATTTTTCCGGCAAGGGTTAAAATCCTTTTAACCACTGAACGACAGACGGCACGAGCCAGATCTTCTTTCTTTTTTCCTTGAGCAATTAAACTTACCAATTCTGATTCGGCGAAAATTGCACAGGTATTTGATAGTTCAATGAATTCTCTTGATTGGTTGACTAAGGTCCCATAATCTTCTATTTGAATATCTAAAACTTGGGTCATTAACTCTAAAAAACGGCCAGTCCCTGCTGCGCATTTATCGTTCATCATAAAATCAATGACACGGCCGTTTTTACCAAGGAGGATTAT
It encodes the following:
- the fldI_2 gene encoding R-phenyllactate dehydratase activator, whose product is MVFAGLDIGSQSTCVTIINEKEIMASVLMPSSVNPKKIGEEALNLALGKANLSRSDVQYFIATGYGRYQAEANEKISEITCQARGVQWFIPEARMVLDIGGQDSKIILLGKNGRVIDFMMNDKCAAGTGRFLELMTQVLDIQIEDYGTLVNQSREFIELSNTCAIFAESELVSLIAQGKKKEDLARAVCRSVVKRILTLAGKMIITRPLVFTGGVAKNQGIITILKEELAFSPLIPPDPLITAALGAAYLAREKSLPEP